A window of Rhododendron vialii isolate Sample 1 chromosome 11a, ASM3025357v1 contains these coding sequences:
- the LOC131306877 gene encoding uncharacterized protein LOC131306877 → MSFLVAYRGYHQIAIYGPDQEKTSFITPKGLYYYSVMPFGLRNAGATYQRLATIMLKKLLGKTMEVYIDDMVVKSKERQDHIADLKEAFEILREYKLKLNASKFAVGISSGKFLGHLVTIRGIEANPDQIIALQRLQSPRTTKEVQRLTGMATTLNRFISWSSNKFSEHVVSVVLLRDKGSKQIPVHYVSKTLLDAETRYLPLEKLADFSGRISTWSVELSQYDIDYQSRIAIKGQVLADFVAEFSPIRDWDCAFPTQRSKDGIIPSTGFSASNNVAEYEALLVGLQSAKTLKVKRIRVYYDSQLVVNQLFGEYKTRNEKMAACVEAAKDLLDTFEKVYIEQISSGQNGHADSLAWLAATMPTEFKRRVAIDYLSKLSIGRSVELVHRAMTQGYWWPHMQEDAKVSQFQKKFKGLCAQYGIRNYYSTPAYP, encoded by the exons ATGAGTTTCCTCgttgcatatcgaggatatcatcagattgctatatACGGGcccgatcaagagaagacttcctttaTCACACCAAAAGGGCTGTACTATTACagtgtcatgccttttggtttgagGAATGCTGGTGCAACATACCAAAGGTTGGCAACGATTATGCTAAAGAagttgctcggcaaaactatggaggtgtacatagatgatatggtggtcaaGAGCAAAGAGAGGCAGGACCACATAGCAGACTTAAAAGAAGCCTTTGAGATTCTGAGAGAGTACAAGCTGAAGCTCAATGCCTCGAAGTTTGCGGTTGGAATAAGCTCAGGGAAGTTCCTGGGTCACCTTGTGACCataagagggatagaggcaaatcctgACCAAATAATAGCTTTGCAGAGGCTCCAAAGTCCAAGGACCACGAAGGAGGTCCaaagactgactggaatggcaacaacccttaacagattcatcagctgGTCTAGCAATAAGT TCTCTGAACATGTTGTTAGTGTAGTATTACTGAGGGATAAGGGATCCAAGCAAATCCCTGTCCACTACGTGAGCAAGACGTTGttggatgcagaaacgagatatctgcctttagaaaaattG gcagatttctcgggacgtaTATCAACCTGGTCAGTAGAATTGAGTCAGTACGATATTGACTATCAGTCGCGCATTGCAATAAAGGGacaagtattggcagactttGTAGCAGAGTTTTCTCCT atcagggattgggattgCGCTTTTCCCACCCAAAGGAGTAAAGATGGAATTATCCCTTCGACGGGCTTTAGTGCTTCAAacaatgtggcagagtacgaggcactcttggTAGGGCTGCAAAGTGCGAAAACCCTGAAGGTAAAAAGAATACGAGTGTACTATGATTCACAACTCGTGGTGAACCAATTGTTCGGTGAATACAAAAcccgaaatgaaaagatggcagCCTGCGTGGAGGCCGCCAAGGATCTGCTCGACACTTTTGAGAAGGTGtacattgagcaaataagttctgggcAGAATGGCCATGCGGATTCACTTGCTTGGTTGGCCGCAACCATGCCAACTGAATTCAAGAGAAGGGTGGCAATAGATTATCTTTCTAAGCTGAGCATTGGAAGGAGCGTGGAAttg GTCCACAGGGCAATGAcccaaggttactggtggccgCACATGCAGGaggatgcaaaggt gtcccaatttcagaagaagttcaaaggATTATGTGCCCAATACGGAATAAGGAACTACtactcaactccagcctacccttag